Proteins from a genomic interval of Zingiber officinale cultivar Zhangliang chromosome 2A, Zo_v1.1, whole genome shotgun sequence:
- the LOC122043803 gene encoding uncharacterized mitochondrial protein AtMg00810-like codes for MQCPYEHALYVRADNDNILLVSLYVDDLIVTGSSPQMIKSFKEAMAKAFDMTDMGLMSYFLGLEVKQGVDGIFMTQEQYAKEFLKRFRMDDCNPVNTPVDCGTKLSKNDEGKTVDPTRFKSLVGSLRYLTCTRPDILYGVGLVSRFMEEPKETHWKAAKRILRYVRGTMNHGLFYSHSNNSELVGYSDSDWGGDCDDRRSTSGFTFFVGDTAFSWMSKKQLIVTLSTCEAEYIAASSCVSHAIWLRSLLKEIKFEHSEATQICIDNKSTIALGKNPVYHQRSKHIDIRFHFIREHVKNKDVELVYVKTKDQVVDIFTKPLKFEDFIKMRNLLGVTK; via the coding sequence ATGCAATGCCCATATGAGCATGCTCTTTATGTAAGAGCAGACAATGATAACATCTTATTGGtatcattatatgtagatgatctaATCGTGACAGGAAGTTCGCCTCAAATGATAAAATCGTTTAAGGAAGCTATGGCAAAAGCATTCGATATGACCGATATGGGACTTATGTCCTACTTTCTCGGCTTGGAGGTGAAACAAGGAGTTGATGGCATATTTATGACTCAAGAACAATATGCAAAGGAGTTCCTTAAGAGATTTAGAATGGATGATTGTAATCCAGTTAACACACCGGTGGACTGCGGAACAAAGCTATCCAAGAATGACGAAGGAAAGACGGTTGATCCCACACGTTTCAAAAGTTTGGTGGGAAGCTTGCGGTACCTAACTTGCACTCGACCGGATATATTATATGGAGTCGGTCTTGTGAGCAGGTTCATGGAAGAGCCTAAAGAGACTCATTGGAAGGCAGCCAAGCGAATCCTTCGTTATGTCCGAGGTACTATGAATCATGGACTATTTTATTCTCACTCTAATAATTCTGAGCTTGTTGGATATTCAGATAGTGATTGGGGTGGAGACTGTGATGACCGGAGAAGCACTTCCGGCTTTACATTTTTCGTTGGAGATACGGCATTTTCTTGGATGTCAAAGAAACAACTTATTGTTACTCTTTCCACTTGTGAAgcagagtacattgctgcatcctCATGTGTTAGTCATGCTATATGGCTAAGAAGCTTGCTAAAGGAGATAAAATTTGAACACAGTGAAGCAACTCAAATTTGCATTGACAACAAATCGACAATTGCATTGGGGAAGAATCCAGTATATCATCAAAGAAGTAAACATATTGATATACGCTTTCATTTTATTCGGGAACATGTGAAAAACAAAGATGTTGAGCTAGTCTATGTGAAGACCAAAGATCAAGTTGTTGACATCTTTACAAAGCCACTCAAATTTGAAGATTTCATCAAGATGCGGAATCTACTTGGAGTCACAAAATAA
- the LOC122043802 gene encoding uncharacterized protein LOC122043802: protein MSMLPISRLVDLKYGNWSIQMSILLESKGLWDIVERGYKAPQEGVDQTEAEKTTMAEQKRKDKKTLFFIYKALDEATFENVAEATTSKKAWEILQVAYKGDERAKSIRLQILRGEFESLEMKESENVSDYFTRVLVIVNQLRRNDDNIEDSRVVEKILRSLEPRYDYVVAAIEESKDVKEMKVQELLSALQSHEARMQRRRREPM, encoded by the coding sequence atgtcgaTGCTTCCTATCTCTCGTCTTGTTGATTTGAAGTATGGCAATTGGAGTATCCAAATGAGTATCTTACTGGAGAGCAAAGGCTTGTGGGATATTGTTGAAAGAGGCTATAAAGCGCCTCAAGAAGGAGTCGACCAAACGGAGGCAGAAAAGACGACAATGGCGGAACAAaagagaaaagataaaaaaactcttttctttatttataaagCTCTTGATGAAGCTACTTTTGAGAATGTAGCCGAAGCTACAACTTCCAAAAAGGCATGGGAGATCCTACAAGTAGCATACAAAGGTGATGAAAGAGCAAAAAGTATTCGCCTTCAAATCCTGAGAGGGGAATTTGAATCGTTGGAGATGAAAGAGTCCGAAAATGTATCAGACTACTTTACAAGGGTATTGGTTATTGTCAACCAATTGAGAAGAAATGACGATAACATTGAAGATAGTCGCGTCGTAGAAAAAATTCTACGATCGTTGGAACCAAGGTACGACTATGTAGTTGCGGCtatagaagaatcaaaagatgTGAAAGAAATGAAGGTGCAAGAATTATTAAGCGCTCTACAATCTCATGAAGCAAGAATgcaaagaagaaggagagagcctATGTAG